The Anastrepha ludens isolate Willacy chromosome 2, idAnaLude1.1, whole genome shotgun sequence genome contains a region encoding:
- the LOC128856413 gene encoding S-formylglutathione hydrolase, translated as MALKLMSTVKCFEGEQRIYSHASEVLGCEMKFGVYVPPTAVEGHTSCPVLYFLSGLTCTQDNFIQKSGFQQHAAKHGIVVVNPDTSPRGLDLPGEDDDWDFGSGAGFYVDATEEPWSKNYKMYTYVTSELVELVNANLPVLPNKRSICGHSMGGHGALICAFKNPGVYQSVSAFAPISNPIQCAWGKKAFSGYLGADEESWKQWDGTKLATVYSGPPLEILIDQGTKDNFYTAKQLLPENLLNVATDNDHLQLIFKQREGYDHSYFFIATFIGEHFDHHAKFLKA; from the coding sequence ATGGCATTAAAATTGATGAGTACTGTTAAATGTTTCGAAGGAGAACAACGAATTTATTCTCACGCCTCCGAAGTTCTGGGATGCGAGATGAAATTTGGCGTCTATGTTCCACCAACTGCCGTTGAAGGTCACACTTCATGTCCTGTTTTATACTTCCTCAGTGGCCTTACCTGCACACAAgacaattttatacaaaagtcGGGTTTCCAGCAACATGCTGCCAAACATGGCATTGTGGTAGTTAATCCGGACACTTCGCCCCGAGGTTTGGACCTGCCTGGCGAGGACGATGATTGGGACTTTGGCAGTGGTGCCGGCTTCTATGTGGACGCCACTGAGGAACCGTGgtctaaaaattacaaaatgtacaCATATGTGACTAGCGAATTAGTAGAACTAGTGAACGCCAACTTGCCGGTACTGCCAAATAAGCGTAGTATTTGTGGTCACAGTATGGGAGGTCATGGTGCATTGATATGTGCTTTCAAGAATCCTGGTGTTTATCAATCGGTGTCCGCGTTCGCGCCAATCTCGAACCCCATTCAATGTGCGTGGGGTAAGAAAGCATTCTCCGGTTACTTGGGTGCTGATGAGGAATCTTGGAAACAGTGGGATGGTACTAAGTTAGCAACGGTGTACTCTGGCCCACCATTGGAAATTCTGATAGATCAGGGTACAAAGGACAATTTTTATACGGCGAAACAACTGCTGCCGGAGAACCTGTTAAATGTAGCCACTGACAATGATCACCTGCAACTTATTTTCAAGCAACGAGAGGGATATGACCACAGTTATTTCTTCATTGCTACGTTCATTGGAGAACATTTTGATCATCATGCCAAGTTTTTGAAGGCATAA